CGGGTCGGATTTCGTCAATTTTACCAACGGGCGGCGCCGCAAGGCAAGGACCCGCTTGACCGTCCGCCCCGCTCGCGGTAATATTGCACGCATGTCGTGGCTTCTGCGAGATTTCAAGGGCGATCCGCTCCCCATCGTCCTGGAAACCCTGCGGCGTCCGGGGGCGGTGGTGGTGCTTCTGACCGACACCGTCTACGGCCTCGTGGGCCGGGCCTCCGACGCCCTAGCGGTGGAGCGCATCTACCGCCTGAAGAGGCGCGAGCCAGACAAGCCGCTCCCCTACCTCTTCGGCGCGTCCTGCTGGGTGGAGCGGTACTGCCGGGTGACCGACCCGCGCGGCCGGGCCTACGTGAAAATCTCCTGGCCGGGACCGCTGGGCGCCGACGCCTGGGAGGACGACTACACCCCGGGCGTGGACTCCCGCTGGCTGCCGCTGGCCAACCACTTCTGGCCCGGACCCCTGACCCTCGTTCTGCCCGCCGGGGAAACGCTGCCCCGCGCCGGTCTGGCCGGGGGCGACACCGTGGCCTGCCGCGTGCCGGGCAACGAATTCCTCCTCCGCGTCTTCACCGTGATTGACGAGCCGCTGGTCGCGCCGAGCGCCAATCTCTCCGGCGCAATGACCCTCGCCACCGCCGACGAGGTCATCGAGACCTTCGAGAAGGACGTGGACCTGATCGTGGACTCGGGGACGGTGCGCAACCCCCTGGCCTCGACCGTTCTGGACCTGACGGGGCCCAAGCCGCGGATTCTGCGCGAGGGGCGCATCCCGGTCTCGAAAATTTCGGCCATCATCGGCCCCGTGGAAAATTGACGGGAGGTAATGTGAGGGTTGCCGTAGCCTGCGACCATGGCGGAATCGCCGTGAAAAACGCCGTCCGCGACTGGTGCCGCGCGAGGGGCTACGAGGTCACCGACTTCGGCACCGACACCCCCGAGTCGGTGGACTACCCCGATTACGCGAAGCTCGTCGGCGGGGCAGTGGTCTCGGGGAAGGCGGACCGCGGCGTGCTGGTCTGCACCAACGGGATCGGGATGTGCATGGCGGCGAACAAGGTGCACGGTGTCCGGGCGGCTCTGGTGCGCATCCCGGAGAACGCGGCCCGTTCGCGGGCCCACAACGACGCCAACGTCCTGTGCCTCGCCGGGCAGGTTGATTCGCCGCCGGATTTGCCCGCGCTTTTGGCCGCCTGGTTCGACACGCCCTTCGAGGGCGGCCGCCACGCGCGCCGGGTGGTCAAAATCATGGACCTCGAAAAATAATCCCCCCTCCCGTTTAGGGAGTGGTGCGCCGACGTCAACCATCGTAAAAAACGACCCGTAGGGGCGACCGTCCACGGTCGCCCGCGGGCGGGGACAGAG
The bacterium DNA segment above includes these coding regions:
- a CDS encoding L-threonylcarbamoyladenylate synthase, yielding MSWLLRDFKGDPLPIVLETLRRPGAVVVLLTDTVYGLVGRASDALAVERIYRLKRREPDKPLPYLFGASCWVERYCRVTDPRGRAYVKISWPGPLGADAWEDDYTPGVDSRWLPLANHFWPGPLTLVLPAGETLPRAGLAGGDTVACRVPGNEFLLRVFTVIDEPLVAPSANLSGAMTLATADEVIETFEKDVDLIVDSGTVRNPLASTVLDLTGPKPRILREGRIPVSKISAIIGPVEN
- the rpiB gene encoding ribose 5-phosphate isomerase B, producing the protein MRVAVACDHGGIAVKNAVRDWCRARGYEVTDFGTDTPESVDYPDYAKLVGGAVVSGKADRGVLVCTNGIGMCMAANKVHGVRAALVRIPENAARSRAHNDANVLCLAGQVDSPPDLPALLAAWFDTPFEGGRHARRVVKIMDLEK